A single Calypte anna isolate BGI_N300 chromosome 24, bCalAnn1_v1.p, whole genome shotgun sequence DNA region contains:
- the ZBTB44 gene encoding zinc finger and BTB domain-containing protein 44 isoform X4, with protein sequence MGVKTFTHNSPAHSQEMLGKLNMLRNDGHFCDITIRVQDKIFRAHKVVLAACSDFFRSKLVGQAEDESKSVLDLHHVTVTGFIPLLEYAYTATLSINTENIIDVLAAASYMQMFSVASTCSEFMKSSILWNTPNSQQEKVLDAGQENSTNCNFTSRDGSLSPVSSECSVVERTIPVCRESRRKRKSYIVMSPESPLKCNTQTSSPQVLNPSASYPESRNQPVDSSLAFPWTFPFGIDRRLQSEKAKQAENSRTLEMPGPSESNRRLAEYVACESTKASSPLVIEEDVRVKVERLSDEEVHEEVSQPVSASQSSLSDQQTVPGSEQVQEDLLISPQSSSIGSIDEGVTEGLPTLQSTSGTNAHADDDDRLENVQYPYQLYIAPSTSSTERPSPNGPDRPFQCPTCGVRFTRIQNLKQHMLIHSGIKPFQCDRCGKKFTRAYSLKMHRLKHEGKRCFRCQICSATFTSFGEYKHHMRVSRHIIRKPRIYECKTCGAMFTNSGNLIVHLRSLNHEASELANYFQSSCCMLWIF encoded by the exons atgGGTGTTAAAACATTCACTCATAATTCCCCTGCTCACAGTCAGGAGATGCTGGGGAAGCTCAACATGCTCCGCAACGACGGACACTTCTGCGACATTACCATCCGCGTCCAGGACAAAATCTTCAGGGCTCACAAGGTGGTTCTGGCAGCCTGCAGCGACTTCTTCCGCTCCAAACTCGTCGGCCAAGCAGAAGATGAGAGCAAGAGTGTCTTGGACCTGCACCACGTGACAGTGACAGGATTTATACCTCTGCTGGAGTACGCTTACACCGCCACGCTCTCCATCAACACCGAGAACATCATCGACGTCCTGGCTGCCGCCAGCTACATGCAGATGTTCAGCGTGGCGAGCACCTGCTCGGAGTTCATGAAATCCAGCATTTTGTGGAACACGCCCAACagccagcaggagaaggtgCTGGATGCCGGGCAGGAGAACAGCACCAACTGCAATTTCACCTCTCGGGATGGCAGCCTCTCCCCGGTGTCTTCCGAGTGCAGTGTGGTGGAAAGAACCATTCCCGTCTGCCGGGAGTCGCGGCGGAAGCGTAAGAGCTACATCGTGATGTCTCCCGAGAGCCCCCTCAAATGTAACACACAAACGAGCTCCCCCCAAGTGTTGAACCCTTCAGCTTCTTACCCTGAGTCCAGAAATCAGCCCGTGGACTCCTCCTTAGCTTTTCCCTGGACTTTTCCCTTCGGAATCGATCGGAGGCTTCAATCGGAGAAGGCGAAGCAGGCGGAGAACTCTAGGACTTTGGAAATGCCTGGGCCCTCTGAGTCCAACAGGAGGCTTGCTGAGTACGTGGCGTGTGAGAGCACCAAAGCCAGCTCCCCCCTGGTGATCGAAGAGGATGTCCGTGTCAAAGTGGAGAGGTTGAGCGACGAGGAGGTTCACGAGGAAGTCTCGCAGCCCGTGAGCGCCTCCCAGAGCTCCCTGAGTGATCAGCAGACGGTCCCGGGAAGCGAGCAAGTGCAGGAGGATCTCCTGATCAGCCCACAGTCTTCCTCCATAG GCTCAATAGATGAGGGGGTTACAGAGGGATTGCCCACACTCCAAAGCACCTCTGGCACTAACGCTCACGCAGACGATGATGATCG TTTGGAGAACGTTCAGTATCCCTACCAACTCTACATTGCTCCTTctaccagcagcacagagagacCCAGCCCCAATGGTCCAGACAGACCTTTCCAGTGCCCAACCTGTGGGGTCCGCTTCACCCGCATTCAGAACTTAAAACAACACATGCTTATCCACTCAG GCATTAAACCCTTTCAGTGCGACCGCTGCGGGAAAAAGTTCACCCGGGCTTACTCCCTCAAGATGCATCGCCTGAAGCATGAAGGTAAACGCTGTTTCCGCTGCCAGATCTGTAGTGCCACTTTCACTTCCTTCGGGGAATACAAACACCACATGCGGGTTTCCCGGCACATTATCCGCAAGCCGCGGATTTACGAGTGCAAAACCTGCGGCGCCATGTTCACCAACTCTGGGAATTTAATCGTGCACCTGAGGAGCTTGAACCATGAAGCGTCAGAGCTAGCAAACTACTTCCAGAGCAG CTGCTGCATGCTTTGGATATTCTGA
- the ZBTB44 gene encoding zinc finger and BTB domain-containing protein 44 isoform X2 has product MGVKTFTHNSPAHSQEMLGKLNMLRNDGHFCDITIRVQDKIFRAHKVVLAACSDFFRSKLVGQAEDESKSVLDLHHVTVTGFIPLLEYAYTATLSINTENIIDVLAAASYMQMFSVASTCSEFMKSSILWNTPNSQQEKVLDAGQENSTNCNFTSRDGSLSPVSSECSVVERTIPVCRESRRKRKSYIVMSPESPLKCNTQTSSPQVLNPSASYPESRNQPVDSSLAFPWTFPFGIDRRLQSEKAKQAENSRTLEMPGPSESNRRLAEYVACESTKASSPLVIEEDVRVKVERLSDEEVHEEVSQPVSASQSSLSDQQTVPGSEQVQEDLLISPQSSSIGSIDEGVTEGLPTLQSTSGTNAHADDDDRSTERPSPNGPDRPFQCPTCGVRFTRIQNLKQHMLIHSGIKPFQCDRCGKKFTRAYSLKMHRLKHEGKRCFRCQICSATFTSFGEYKHHMRVSRHIIRKPRIYECKTCGAMFTNSGNLIVHLRSLNHEASELANYFQSSDFLVPDYLNQEQEETLGQYELGEHGFESNSSVQMPVISQVSSTQNCESTFPLGSLGGLAEKEEDVPEQPKTNATAEATAGDPPKGELSSITIE; this is encoded by the exons atgGGTGTTAAAACATTCACTCATAATTCCCCTGCTCACAGTCAGGAGATGCTGGGGAAGCTCAACATGCTCCGCAACGACGGACACTTCTGCGACATTACCATCCGCGTCCAGGACAAAATCTTCAGGGCTCACAAGGTGGTTCTGGCAGCCTGCAGCGACTTCTTCCGCTCCAAACTCGTCGGCCAAGCAGAAGATGAGAGCAAGAGTGTCTTGGACCTGCACCACGTGACAGTGACAGGATTTATACCTCTGCTGGAGTACGCTTACACCGCCACGCTCTCCATCAACACCGAGAACATCATCGACGTCCTGGCTGCCGCCAGCTACATGCAGATGTTCAGCGTGGCGAGCACCTGCTCGGAGTTCATGAAATCCAGCATTTTGTGGAACACGCCCAACagccagcaggagaaggtgCTGGATGCCGGGCAGGAGAACAGCACCAACTGCAATTTCACCTCTCGGGATGGCAGCCTCTCCCCGGTGTCTTCCGAGTGCAGTGTGGTGGAAAGAACCATTCCCGTCTGCCGGGAGTCGCGGCGGAAGCGTAAGAGCTACATCGTGATGTCTCCCGAGAGCCCCCTCAAATGTAACACACAAACGAGCTCCCCCCAAGTGTTGAACCCTTCAGCTTCTTACCCTGAGTCCAGAAATCAGCCCGTGGACTCCTCCTTAGCTTTTCCCTGGACTTTTCCCTTCGGAATCGATCGGAGGCTTCAATCGGAGAAGGCGAAGCAGGCGGAGAACTCTAGGACTTTGGAAATGCCTGGGCCCTCTGAGTCCAACAGGAGGCTTGCTGAGTACGTGGCGTGTGAGAGCACCAAAGCCAGCTCCCCCCTGGTGATCGAAGAGGATGTCCGTGTCAAAGTGGAGAGGTTGAGCGACGAGGAGGTTCACGAGGAAGTCTCGCAGCCCGTGAGCGCCTCCCAGAGCTCCCTGAGTGATCAGCAGACGGTCCCGGGAAGCGAGCAAGTGCAGGAGGATCTCCTGATCAGCCCACAGTCTTCCTCCATAG GCTCAATAGATGAGGGGGTTACAGAGGGATTGCCCACACTCCAAAGCACCTCTGGCACTAACGCTCACGCAGACGATGATGATCG cagcacagagagacCCAGCCCCAATGGTCCAGACAGACCTTTCCAGTGCCCAACCTGTGGGGTCCGCTTCACCCGCATTCAGAACTTAAAACAACACATGCTTATCCACTCAG GCATTAAACCCTTTCAGTGCGACCGCTGCGGGAAAAAGTTCACCCGGGCTTACTCCCTCAAGATGCATCGCCTGAAGCATGAAGGTAAACGCTGTTTCCGCTGCCAGATCTGTAGTGCCACTTTCACTTCCTTCGGGGAATACAAACACCACATGCGGGTTTCCCGGCACATTATCCGCAAGCCGCGGATTTACGAGTGCAAAACCTGCGGCGCCATGTTCACCAACTCTGGGAATTTAATCGTGCACCTGAGGAGCTTGAACCATGAAGCGTCAGAGCTAGCAAACTACTTCCAGAGCAG TGACTTCCTAGTACCGGACTACTTAAACCAGGAACAAGAAGAGACCCTCGGGCAGTATGAGCTAGGGGAGCATGGCTTTGAAAGCAACTCTTCTGTCCAAATGCCTGTCATTTCACAGGTGTCTTCAACTCAGAATTGTGAAAGCACTTTCCCCTTGGGGTCTCTGGGTGGGttggcagagaaggaagaagatgtGCCAGAGCAGCCAAAGACTAATGCCACTGCTGAGGCAACAGCAGGTGACCCTCCCAAAGGGGAGCTGTCATCTATCACTATTGAATAA
- the ZBTB44 gene encoding zinc finger and BTB domain-containing protein 44 isoform X3 has translation MGVKTFTHNSPAHSQEMLGKLNMLRNDGHFCDITIRVQDKIFRAHKVVLAACSDFFRSKLVGQAEDESKSVLDLHHVTVTGFIPLLEYAYTATLSINTENIIDVLAAASYMQMFSVASTCSEFMKSSILWNTPNSQQEKVLDAGQENSTNCNFTSRDGSLSPVSSECSVVERTIPVCRESRRKRKSYIVMSPESPLKCNTQTSSPQVLNPSASYPESRNQPVDSSLAFPWTFPFGIDRRLQSEKAKQAENSRTLEMPGPSESNRRLAEYVACESTKASSPLVIEEDVRVKVERLSDEEVHEEVSQPVSASQSSLSDQQTVPGSEQVQEDLLISPQSSSIGSIDEGVTEGLPTLQSTSGTNAHADDDDRTERPSPNGPDRPFQCPTCGVRFTRIQNLKQHMLIHSGIKPFQCDRCGKKFTRAYSLKMHRLKHEGKRCFRCQICSATFTSFGEYKHHMRVSRHIIRKPRIYECKTCGAMFTNSGNLIVHLRSLNHEASELANYFQSSDFLVPDYLNQEQEETLGQYELGEHGFESNSSVQMPVISQVSSTQNCESTFPLGSLGGLAEKEEDVPEQPKTNATAEATAGDPPKGELSSITIE, from the exons atgGGTGTTAAAACATTCACTCATAATTCCCCTGCTCACAGTCAGGAGATGCTGGGGAAGCTCAACATGCTCCGCAACGACGGACACTTCTGCGACATTACCATCCGCGTCCAGGACAAAATCTTCAGGGCTCACAAGGTGGTTCTGGCAGCCTGCAGCGACTTCTTCCGCTCCAAACTCGTCGGCCAAGCAGAAGATGAGAGCAAGAGTGTCTTGGACCTGCACCACGTGACAGTGACAGGATTTATACCTCTGCTGGAGTACGCTTACACCGCCACGCTCTCCATCAACACCGAGAACATCATCGACGTCCTGGCTGCCGCCAGCTACATGCAGATGTTCAGCGTGGCGAGCACCTGCTCGGAGTTCATGAAATCCAGCATTTTGTGGAACACGCCCAACagccagcaggagaaggtgCTGGATGCCGGGCAGGAGAACAGCACCAACTGCAATTTCACCTCTCGGGATGGCAGCCTCTCCCCGGTGTCTTCCGAGTGCAGTGTGGTGGAAAGAACCATTCCCGTCTGCCGGGAGTCGCGGCGGAAGCGTAAGAGCTACATCGTGATGTCTCCCGAGAGCCCCCTCAAATGTAACACACAAACGAGCTCCCCCCAAGTGTTGAACCCTTCAGCTTCTTACCCTGAGTCCAGAAATCAGCCCGTGGACTCCTCCTTAGCTTTTCCCTGGACTTTTCCCTTCGGAATCGATCGGAGGCTTCAATCGGAGAAGGCGAAGCAGGCGGAGAACTCTAGGACTTTGGAAATGCCTGGGCCCTCTGAGTCCAACAGGAGGCTTGCTGAGTACGTGGCGTGTGAGAGCACCAAAGCCAGCTCCCCCCTGGTGATCGAAGAGGATGTCCGTGTCAAAGTGGAGAGGTTGAGCGACGAGGAGGTTCACGAGGAAGTCTCGCAGCCCGTGAGCGCCTCCCAGAGCTCCCTGAGTGATCAGCAGACGGTCCCGGGAAGCGAGCAAGTGCAGGAGGATCTCCTGATCAGCCCACAGTCTTCCTCCATAG GCTCAATAGATGAGGGGGTTACAGAGGGATTGCCCACACTCCAAAGCACCTCTGGCACTAACGCTCACGCAGACGATGATGATCG cacagagagacCCAGCCCCAATGGTCCAGACAGACCTTTCCAGTGCCCAACCTGTGGGGTCCGCTTCACCCGCATTCAGAACTTAAAACAACACATGCTTATCCACTCAG GCATTAAACCCTTTCAGTGCGACCGCTGCGGGAAAAAGTTCACCCGGGCTTACTCCCTCAAGATGCATCGCCTGAAGCATGAAGGTAAACGCTGTTTCCGCTGCCAGATCTGTAGTGCCACTTTCACTTCCTTCGGGGAATACAAACACCACATGCGGGTTTCCCGGCACATTATCCGCAAGCCGCGGATTTACGAGTGCAAAACCTGCGGCGCCATGTTCACCAACTCTGGGAATTTAATCGTGCACCTGAGGAGCTTGAACCATGAAGCGTCAGAGCTAGCAAACTACTTCCAGAGCAG TGACTTCCTAGTACCGGACTACTTAAACCAGGAACAAGAAGAGACCCTCGGGCAGTATGAGCTAGGGGAGCATGGCTTTGAAAGCAACTCTTCTGTCCAAATGCCTGTCATTTCACAGGTGTCTTCAACTCAGAATTGTGAAAGCACTTTCCCCTTGGGGTCTCTGGGTGGGttggcagagaaggaagaagatgtGCCAGAGCAGCCAAAGACTAATGCCACTGCTGAGGCAACAGCAGGTGACCCTCCCAAAGGGGAGCTGTCATCTATCACTATTGAATAA
- the ZBTB44 gene encoding zinc finger and BTB domain-containing protein 44 isoform X6: MLIHSGIKPFQCDRCGKKFTRAYSLKMHRLKHEGKRCFRCQICSATFTSFGEYKHHMRVSRHIIRKPRIYECKTCGAMFTNSGNLIVHLRSLNHEASELANYFQSSDFLVPDYLNQEQEETLGQYELGEHGFESNSSVQMPVISQVSSTQNCESTFPLGSLGGLAEKEEDVPEQPKTNATAEATAGDPPKGELSSITIE; this comes from the exons ATGCTTATCCACTCAG GCATTAAACCCTTTCAGTGCGACCGCTGCGGGAAAAAGTTCACCCGGGCTTACTCCCTCAAGATGCATCGCCTGAAGCATGAAGGTAAACGCTGTTTCCGCTGCCAGATCTGTAGTGCCACTTTCACTTCCTTCGGGGAATACAAACACCACATGCGGGTTTCCCGGCACATTATCCGCAAGCCGCGGATTTACGAGTGCAAAACCTGCGGCGCCATGTTCACCAACTCTGGGAATTTAATCGTGCACCTGAGGAGCTTGAACCATGAAGCGTCAGAGCTAGCAAACTACTTCCAGAGCAG TGACTTCCTAGTACCGGACTACTTAAACCAGGAACAAGAAGAGACCCTCGGGCAGTATGAGCTAGGGGAGCATGGCTTTGAAAGCAACTCTTCTGTCCAAATGCCTGTCATTTCACAGGTGTCTTCAACTCAGAATTGTGAAAGCACTTTCCCCTTGGGGTCTCTGGGTGGGttggcagagaaggaagaagatgtGCCAGAGCAGCCAAAGACTAATGCCACTGCTGAGGCAACAGCAGGTGACCCTCCCAAAGGGGAGCTGTCATCTATCACTATTGAATAA
- the ZBTB44 gene encoding zinc finger and BTB domain-containing protein 44 isoform X1, which produces MGVKTFTHNSPAHSQEMLGKLNMLRNDGHFCDITIRVQDKIFRAHKVVLAACSDFFRSKLVGQAEDESKSVLDLHHVTVTGFIPLLEYAYTATLSINTENIIDVLAAASYMQMFSVASTCSEFMKSSILWNTPNSQQEKVLDAGQENSTNCNFTSRDGSLSPVSSECSVVERTIPVCRESRRKRKSYIVMSPESPLKCNTQTSSPQVLNPSASYPESRNQPVDSSLAFPWTFPFGIDRRLQSEKAKQAENSRTLEMPGPSESNRRLAEYVACESTKASSPLVIEEDVRVKVERLSDEEVHEEVSQPVSASQSSLSDQQTVPGSEQVQEDLLISPQSSSIGSIDEGVTEGLPTLQSTSGTNAHADDDDRLENVQYPYQLYIAPSTSSTERPSPNGPDRPFQCPTCGVRFTRIQNLKQHMLIHSGIKPFQCDRCGKKFTRAYSLKMHRLKHEGKRCFRCQICSATFTSFGEYKHHMRVSRHIIRKPRIYECKTCGAMFTNSGNLIVHLRSLNHEASELANYFQSSDFLVPDYLNQEQEETLGQYELGEHGFESNSSVQMPVISQVSSTQNCESTFPLGSLGGLAEKEEDVPEQPKTNATAEATAGDPPKGELSSITIE; this is translated from the exons atgGGTGTTAAAACATTCACTCATAATTCCCCTGCTCACAGTCAGGAGATGCTGGGGAAGCTCAACATGCTCCGCAACGACGGACACTTCTGCGACATTACCATCCGCGTCCAGGACAAAATCTTCAGGGCTCACAAGGTGGTTCTGGCAGCCTGCAGCGACTTCTTCCGCTCCAAACTCGTCGGCCAAGCAGAAGATGAGAGCAAGAGTGTCTTGGACCTGCACCACGTGACAGTGACAGGATTTATACCTCTGCTGGAGTACGCTTACACCGCCACGCTCTCCATCAACACCGAGAACATCATCGACGTCCTGGCTGCCGCCAGCTACATGCAGATGTTCAGCGTGGCGAGCACCTGCTCGGAGTTCATGAAATCCAGCATTTTGTGGAACACGCCCAACagccagcaggagaaggtgCTGGATGCCGGGCAGGAGAACAGCACCAACTGCAATTTCACCTCTCGGGATGGCAGCCTCTCCCCGGTGTCTTCCGAGTGCAGTGTGGTGGAAAGAACCATTCCCGTCTGCCGGGAGTCGCGGCGGAAGCGTAAGAGCTACATCGTGATGTCTCCCGAGAGCCCCCTCAAATGTAACACACAAACGAGCTCCCCCCAAGTGTTGAACCCTTCAGCTTCTTACCCTGAGTCCAGAAATCAGCCCGTGGACTCCTCCTTAGCTTTTCCCTGGACTTTTCCCTTCGGAATCGATCGGAGGCTTCAATCGGAGAAGGCGAAGCAGGCGGAGAACTCTAGGACTTTGGAAATGCCTGGGCCCTCTGAGTCCAACAGGAGGCTTGCTGAGTACGTGGCGTGTGAGAGCACCAAAGCCAGCTCCCCCCTGGTGATCGAAGAGGATGTCCGTGTCAAAGTGGAGAGGTTGAGCGACGAGGAGGTTCACGAGGAAGTCTCGCAGCCCGTGAGCGCCTCCCAGAGCTCCCTGAGTGATCAGCAGACGGTCCCGGGAAGCGAGCAAGTGCAGGAGGATCTCCTGATCAGCCCACAGTCTTCCTCCATAG GCTCAATAGATGAGGGGGTTACAGAGGGATTGCCCACACTCCAAAGCACCTCTGGCACTAACGCTCACGCAGACGATGATGATCG TTTGGAGAACGTTCAGTATCCCTACCAACTCTACATTGCTCCTTctaccagcagcacagagagacCCAGCCCCAATGGTCCAGACAGACCTTTCCAGTGCCCAACCTGTGGGGTCCGCTTCACCCGCATTCAGAACTTAAAACAACACATGCTTATCCACTCAG GCATTAAACCCTTTCAGTGCGACCGCTGCGGGAAAAAGTTCACCCGGGCTTACTCCCTCAAGATGCATCGCCTGAAGCATGAAGGTAAACGCTGTTTCCGCTGCCAGATCTGTAGTGCCACTTTCACTTCCTTCGGGGAATACAAACACCACATGCGGGTTTCCCGGCACATTATCCGCAAGCCGCGGATTTACGAGTGCAAAACCTGCGGCGCCATGTTCACCAACTCTGGGAATTTAATCGTGCACCTGAGGAGCTTGAACCATGAAGCGTCAGAGCTAGCAAACTACTTCCAGAGCAG TGACTTCCTAGTACCGGACTACTTAAACCAGGAACAAGAAGAGACCCTCGGGCAGTATGAGCTAGGGGAGCATGGCTTTGAAAGCAACTCTTCTGTCCAAATGCCTGTCATTTCACAGGTGTCTTCAACTCAGAATTGTGAAAGCACTTTCCCCTTGGGGTCTCTGGGTGGGttggcagagaaggaagaagatgtGCCAGAGCAGCCAAAGACTAATGCCACTGCTGAGGCAACAGCAGGTGACCCTCCCAAAGGGGAGCTGTCATCTATCACTATTGAATAA
- the ZBTB44 gene encoding zinc finger and BTB domain-containing protein 44 isoform X5 has product MGVKTFTHNSPAHSQEMLGKLNMLRNDGHFCDITIRVQDKIFRAHKVVLAACSDFFRSKLVGQAEDESKSVLDLHHVTVTGFIPLLEYAYTATLSINTENIIDVLAAASYMQMFSVASTCSEFMKSSILWNTPNSQQEKVLDAGQENSTNCNFTSRDGSLSPVSSECSVVERTIPVCRESRRKRKSYIVMSPESPLKCNTQTSSPQVLNPSASYPESRNQPVDSSLAFPWTFPFGIDRRLQSEKAKQAENSRTLEMPGPSESNRRLAEYVACESTKASSPLVIEEDVRVKVERLSDEEVHEEVSQPVSASQSSLSDQQTVPGSEQVQEDLLISPQSSSIGSIDEGVTEGLPTLQSTSGTNAHADDDDRLENVQYPYQLYIAPSTSSTERPSPNGPDRPFQCPTCGVRFTRIQNLKQHMLIHSGIKPFQCDRCGKKFTRAYSLKMHRLKHEVTS; this is encoded by the exons atgGGTGTTAAAACATTCACTCATAATTCCCCTGCTCACAGTCAGGAGATGCTGGGGAAGCTCAACATGCTCCGCAACGACGGACACTTCTGCGACATTACCATCCGCGTCCAGGACAAAATCTTCAGGGCTCACAAGGTGGTTCTGGCAGCCTGCAGCGACTTCTTCCGCTCCAAACTCGTCGGCCAAGCAGAAGATGAGAGCAAGAGTGTCTTGGACCTGCACCACGTGACAGTGACAGGATTTATACCTCTGCTGGAGTACGCTTACACCGCCACGCTCTCCATCAACACCGAGAACATCATCGACGTCCTGGCTGCCGCCAGCTACATGCAGATGTTCAGCGTGGCGAGCACCTGCTCGGAGTTCATGAAATCCAGCATTTTGTGGAACACGCCCAACagccagcaggagaaggtgCTGGATGCCGGGCAGGAGAACAGCACCAACTGCAATTTCACCTCTCGGGATGGCAGCCTCTCCCCGGTGTCTTCCGAGTGCAGTGTGGTGGAAAGAACCATTCCCGTCTGCCGGGAGTCGCGGCGGAAGCGTAAGAGCTACATCGTGATGTCTCCCGAGAGCCCCCTCAAATGTAACACACAAACGAGCTCCCCCCAAGTGTTGAACCCTTCAGCTTCTTACCCTGAGTCCAGAAATCAGCCCGTGGACTCCTCCTTAGCTTTTCCCTGGACTTTTCCCTTCGGAATCGATCGGAGGCTTCAATCGGAGAAGGCGAAGCAGGCGGAGAACTCTAGGACTTTGGAAATGCCTGGGCCCTCTGAGTCCAACAGGAGGCTTGCTGAGTACGTGGCGTGTGAGAGCACCAAAGCCAGCTCCCCCCTGGTGATCGAAGAGGATGTCCGTGTCAAAGTGGAGAGGTTGAGCGACGAGGAGGTTCACGAGGAAGTCTCGCAGCCCGTGAGCGCCTCCCAGAGCTCCCTGAGTGATCAGCAGACGGTCCCGGGAAGCGAGCAAGTGCAGGAGGATCTCCTGATCAGCCCACAGTCTTCCTCCATAG GCTCAATAGATGAGGGGGTTACAGAGGGATTGCCCACACTCCAAAGCACCTCTGGCACTAACGCTCACGCAGACGATGATGATCG TTTGGAGAACGTTCAGTATCCCTACCAACTCTACATTGCTCCTTctaccagcagcacagagagacCCAGCCCCAATGGTCCAGACAGACCTTTCCAGTGCCCAACCTGTGGGGTCCGCTTCACCCGCATTCAGAACTTAAAACAACACATGCTTATCCACTCAG GCATTAAACCCTTTCAGTGCGACCGCTGCGGGAAAAAGTTCACCCGGGCTTACTCCCTCAAGATGCATCGCCTGAAGCATGAAG TGACTTCCTAG